CGGCACCGGATGCCGAAAGTTGGGCGACGCGACCAGCGTGCCGACCCGGATCCGCGAGGTCGCCGCGGCGGTCGCGGTGAGCAGCGGGATCGCCGAATGCCACGGCCGGCCGGCGTAATGCCGCCACGACAGGTGGTCAAACGTCCACAGGTGATGAAAGCCGAGCTCGTCCAGCCGTCGAGCTCGCTCGACCCAGACGGGCCATTCGTCGGTTGGCAGGCACAACACTCCGATCCGCACGACGCCTCACGCTACGCGCGGGTGAGGATAAGAGCATGAGCCTGCCCGGGATGATCGCCTGTGATCTTGACGGCACGCTGCTGCGCAGCGACCTGTCGGTCTCCGACCGTACGGTGGCCGCGCTCGCCGCGGTACGCACCGCCGGCGTGCCGTTCGTCGTGGTCACCGGCCGGCCGGTGCGCTGGCTCGGCGTCGTGCTCGACCGGATCGGCCGCTATGCCGAGGTGATCTGCAGCAACGGTGCGAAAATCCTGGACGTGGACGGCTCGGTGCTGATCGCCTGGCCGATCACGCCACCGGCGCTGGAGATCGCCACGCGGCGGCTGCGCGACGCGCTCGGCGACGTACATTTCGCCGTCGAACGCGACGCCGGGATGGTGAAGGAGAGCGGCTATCGGGTACGGCAGGACCTGGCGCAGCCGCGTGACGTGGCCTGGGACGAGCTGGTCAGCCAACCGGCGCTGAAGCTGCTGGTACGCGTGCCTGGTGCGGACGGCGACGAACTGCTGGCCCGGTGCACCGGCCTGCTGCGGGGGTTGGCGACGCCGACGCACTCGAGCCTCGCGTCGGGCCTGGTCGAGGTCTCGGCGGACGGTGTCAACAAGGCCGCGGCGCTGGACTGGCTGGCCGACCGGCACGGCGTACGCGCCGACCAGGTGTTGGCCTTCGGCGACATGCCTAACGACATCTCGATGCTGCGGTGGGCCGGCCGGTCGGTCGTGGTCGCGGACGCGCATCCGGAGGCGAAGGCGGCCGCCGACGAGGTCACCGAAAGCAACGACAACGACGGAGTGGCCGTCGTGTTGGAACGCCTTCTCGACTGAGAGCCGCAGGGCCACCCTGGGTGCGTCGGCACGCGGGCGGCCCTGCGCCAGCGTCAGAGATACTGGCCCGTGCCAGGCGACGGCGGTCCGCCGTTGTCGTCGCCGCGGCCGGCGCCGGGCCCGCCGAGCATGCCAGGCGGCAGGCCGCCGGGAAGCGCCGGCCGGCCGCGCATCTGCTCGAGCTGCATGCGCGCGGCCATCTGCTGCGCGACCAGCGCCGCCTGGATGCCGTGGAACAGGCCCTCCAGCCAGCCGACCAGCTGCG
The Fodinicola acaciae DNA segment above includes these coding regions:
- a CDS encoding HAD family hydrolase; translated protein: MSLPGMIACDLDGTLLRSDLSVSDRTVAALAAVRTAGVPFVVVTGRPVRWLGVVLDRIGRYAEVICSNGAKILDVDGSVLIAWPITPPALEIATRRLRDALGDVHFAVERDAGMVKESGYRVRQDLAQPRDVAWDELVSQPALKLLVRVPGADGDELLARCTGLLRGLATPTHSSLASGLVEVSADGVNKAAALDWLADRHGVRADQVLAFGDMPNDISMLRWAGRSVVVADAHPEAKAAADEVTESNDNDGVAVVLERLLD